One window of Candidatus Mycobacterium wuenschmannii genomic DNA carries:
- a CDS encoding glycerol-3-phosphate 1-O-acyltransferase → MTTESDDVGQFTTGAPTLVLAAASSPIESELLAAWVDQQRARHPESSLEVLALPEQDPSPGALAQLVEQLEMDEDRSIVPVRVFWMPRADATALNRLTALLPGRNPYQPSERLQRLILRSDRARAQVVAGESAKVSELRQQWRDITVGDNPREFAHFVTRRALLAMERAEYRILGPQYKSPRLVRPEIMASARFRAGLEKIPGADLEKAGKMLDELATGWSRASVDLVGVLGRLFSRGFDREIDYDEYQVAALRTALEAHPAVLLFSHRSYIDGAVMPVAMQENRLPPVHVFAGVNLAFGFMGPLLRRAGTIFIRRNIGNDPVYKYVLREYVGYVVEKRFNLSWSIEGTRSRTGKMLPPKLGLMSYVADAYLDGRSDDILLQGVSISFDQLHETAEYAAYARGGEKRAEGLSWMYNFIKAQGERNYGKIYVRFPEAVSMRDYLGPSHGDVADDDAAKRLALQKMSFEVAWRILQSTPVNATGLVSALLLTTHGVALTLTQLHHTLQDSLDYLERKNTPMSTSALRLRTPEGVRAAVDSLSNGHPVTRVDGGREPVWRIAPEDEHTAAFYRNSVIHAFLETVIVELALAYAARAEGDHLEAFWTQAMRLRDLLKFDFYFADSAAFRQNIADEMAWNDGWEAQVAAGTAEIDAMLYAKRPLMSDAMLRVFFEAYEIVADVLRDAPADIGAKELTQLALGVGKQYVAQGRVRSSEPVSTLLFDTARQVVGDQDLLEPAPDLAERRVTFRRELQAILQDFDHVAQIARNQFIAREVEARGAERA, encoded by the coding sequence GTGACGACCGAGTCCGACGACGTCGGGCAGTTCACCACCGGCGCCCCCACGCTGGTACTGGCGGCGGCGTCCTCGCCCATCGAGTCGGAGTTGCTGGCCGCGTGGGTCGACCAGCAGCGTGCTCGACACCCTGAGTCCAGTCTCGAAGTGCTCGCGCTACCCGAGCAGGACCCGTCGCCGGGCGCACTGGCACAATTGGTCGAACAACTGGAGATGGACGAAGACCGGTCGATCGTGCCGGTGCGGGTCTTCTGGATGCCGCGCGCCGATGCGACGGCACTGAACCGCCTGACGGCGTTGCTGCCGGGCCGAAACCCCTACCAGCCCAGCGAACGTCTGCAGCGCCTGATCCTTCGGTCCGATCGGGCTCGCGCGCAAGTGGTGGCCGGTGAGTCGGCCAAGGTATCCGAGCTTCGTCAGCAGTGGCGCGACATCACCGTCGGCGACAATCCCCGCGAATTCGCGCACTTCGTAACCCGCCGCGCGCTGTTGGCCATGGAACGTGCCGAATACCGGATCCTCGGGCCGCAGTACAAATCGCCGCGACTTGTTCGGCCAGAGATCATGGCATCGGCCAGATTCCGCGCCGGCCTGGAAAAGATCCCCGGCGCCGACCTGGAAAAGGCCGGCAAGATGCTCGACGAACTGGCCACCGGCTGGAGTCGCGCGTCCGTCGACCTCGTCGGGGTGCTGGGACGGCTGTTCAGCCGCGGGTTCGACCGCGAAATCGACTACGACGAATATCAAGTCGCCGCGCTGCGCACCGCCCTGGAAGCGCACCCCGCGGTGCTGTTGTTCTCGCACCGGTCCTACATCGACGGCGCTGTCATGCCCGTCGCCATGCAGGAGAACCGGCTGCCACCCGTGCACGTATTCGCCGGTGTCAACCTGGCTTTCGGGTTCATGGGGCCGCTACTGCGCCGCGCCGGGACCATTTTCATCCGGCGCAACATCGGCAACGACCCCGTCTACAAGTACGTGCTCAGGGAGTACGTGGGCTACGTGGTGGAGAAGCGCTTCAACCTGAGCTGGTCGATCGAGGGCACCCGCTCACGCACCGGGAAGATGTTGCCGCCCAAGCTCGGACTGATGAGTTACGTGGCCGACGCATATCTGGATGGCCGCAGCGACGACATTCTGCTGCAAGGGGTTTCGATCAGTTTCGACCAGTTGCACGAGACCGCCGAGTATGCGGCCTACGCCCGTGGCGGCGAGAAGCGTGCCGAGGGTCTGAGCTGGATGTACAACTTCATCAAGGCGCAGGGCGAACGCAATTACGGCAAGATCTACGTCCGCTTCCCGGAAGCGGTGTCGATGCGCGACTACCTCGGCCCCTCCCACGGCGACGTCGCCGACGACGATGCCGCCAAACGGCTTGCGCTGCAGAAGATGTCGTTCGAGGTCGCCTGGCGGATCCTGCAGTCGACGCCGGTCAACGCGACCGGTCTGGTCTCGGCGCTGTTGTTGACAACGCACGGCGTGGCGTTGACGCTGACCCAGTTGCATCACACCTTGCAGGACTCGCTGGACTACCTCGAACGCAAGAACACCCCGATGTCGACCAGCGCGCTGCGCTTGCGCACCCCGGAAGGTGTTCGGGCAGCCGTCGATTCACTGTCGAACGGCCATCCGGTGACCCGGGTGGACGGCGGCCGGGAACCCGTGTGGCGCATCGCCCCCGAGGACGAACACACCGCGGCGTTCTACCGGAACTCGGTGATCCACGCGTTCCTGGAGACCGTGATCGTCGAGTTGGCGCTGGCCTACGCCGCCCGGGCGGAAGGCGATCACCTCGAGGCGTTCTGGACGCAGGCGATGCGCCTGCGCGACTTGCTGAAATTCGACTTCTACTTCGCCGACTCGGCGGCTTTCCGGCAGAACATCGCCGACGAGATGGCGTGGAACGACGGGTGGGAGGCGCAGGTCGCGGCCGGCACCGCCGAGATCGACGCAATGCTCTACGCGAAGCGGCCGCTGATGTCGGACGCGATGCTGCGGGTGTTCTTCGAGGCCTACGAGATCGTCGCCGACGTGCTGCGCGATGCCCCGGCGGACATCGGCGCCAAGGAGCTCACCCAGTTGGCGCTCGGCGTCGGCAAGCAATACGTCGCGCAGGGCCGGGTGCGCAGCAGCGAACCGGTGTCGACGCTGCTGTTCGACACCGCGCGTCAGGTCGTCGGCGATCAGGATCTGCTTGAACCCGCACCGGATCTCGCCGAGCGCCGCGTCACATTCCGCCGCGAATTGCAGGCGATCCTGCAGGACTTCGACCACGTCGCGCAGATCGCGCGCAACCAGTTCATCGCGCGCGAGGTTGAGGCACGCGGCGCGGAACGGGCGTAG
- a CDS encoding HAD-IB family hydrolase, which translates to MSKQNGEAQKPARELRLPGSVAEIMASPPGPEIGAFFDMDGTLVAGFTAVILTQERLRRRDMGVGELISMVTAGLNHQLGRIEFEELISKASSALRGRMLSDLDEIGERLFMQRIESRVYPEMRELVRAHLARGHTVVLSSSALTIQVAPVARFLGIVNTLTNKFETDDDGVLTGEIVAPILWGPGKATAVQKFAGENGIDLKDSYFYADGDEDVALMYLVGNPRPTNPEGKMAAVAKRRGWPILRFTSRSGGGITAQLRTLAGVGSVVPVAAGALGIGLLTRSRRRGVNFFTATWSQMLLTASGVQLNILGEENLTAERPAVFIFNHRNQVDPVITGALIRDNWVSVGKKELENDPIMGTLGKALDSVFIDRDNPAAAIETLQKVEERARQGLSIMIAPEGTRLDTTSVGPFKKGPFRMAMSVGIPIVPIVIRNAEIIAARNSTTMNPGTVDVAVFPPISVADWTVETLSERIAEVRQLYIDTLADWPVEELPDHDVYRKKPAKAAPAKKAPAKKAAPAKKSPAKKAPAKKASPAKKAAPAKKAVPAKKVAAKKVAPTKATKAQPNTPRPKGRS; encoded by the coding sequence ATGAGCAAGCAGAACGGCGAGGCGCAGAAACCGGCTCGCGAACTCCGGCTGCCGGGCTCGGTGGCCGAGATCATGGCCAGCCCACCCGGGCCCGAGATCGGTGCCTTCTTCGACATGGACGGCACGTTGGTGGCCGGCTTCACTGCGGTGATCCTCACCCAGGAACGACTGAGGCGCCGCGACATGGGCGTCGGCGAGCTGATCAGCATGGTCACCGCCGGGCTCAACCATCAGCTCGGCCGCATCGAATTCGAGGAGTTGATCAGCAAGGCGTCGAGCGCGCTGCGCGGTCGCATGCTCAGCGACCTCGACGAGATCGGTGAGCGACTGTTCATGCAGCGCATCGAATCTCGGGTCTATCCGGAGATGCGCGAACTGGTACGCGCCCACCTGGCCCGCGGGCACACGGTGGTGCTCAGCTCGTCGGCGCTGACCATCCAGGTGGCACCGGTCGCGCGCTTCCTCGGCATCGTCAACACGCTCACCAACAAGTTCGAGACCGACGACGACGGGGTGCTCACCGGTGAGATCGTCGCCCCCATCCTGTGGGGTCCGGGCAAGGCCACCGCGGTGCAGAAGTTCGCCGGCGAGAACGGGATTGACCTCAAGGACAGCTACTTCTACGCCGACGGCGACGAAGACGTCGCGTTGATGTATCTGGTCGGCAATCCGCGGCCGACCAACCCCGAAGGCAAGATGGCAGCGGTCGCGAAGCGGCGGGGCTGGCCCATCCTGCGTTTCACCAGCCGCAGTGGCGGCGGCATCACCGCGCAACTACGCACGCTGGCCGGCGTCGGCTCGGTGGTTCCCGTCGCGGCCGGGGCGCTCGGCATCGGGCTGCTGACCCGCAGCCGGCGCCGAGGGGTCAACTTCTTCACCGCGACGTGGTCGCAGATGCTGTTGACCGCCAGCGGTGTTCAGCTCAACATCCTCGGCGAGGAGAACCTGACGGCCGAACGGCCCGCAGTGTTCATCTTCAACCACCGCAACCAGGTCGACCCGGTCATTACCGGTGCGCTGATCCGCGACAACTGGGTCTCAGTCGGCAAGAAGGAACTCGAGAACGACCCGATCATGGGCACCCTGGGCAAGGCGCTCGACTCGGTCTTCATCGATCGGGACAACCCGGCCGCGGCCATCGAGACGTTGCAAAAGGTGGAAGAGCGTGCCCGGCAAGGGCTTTCGATCATGATCGCCCCCGAGGGCACCCGGCTGGACACCACCAGCGTCGGGCCGTTCAAGAAGGGGCCGTTCCGGATGGCGATGTCGGTGGGCATACCGATCGTGCCGATCGTGATCCGCAACGCCGAGATCATCGCCGCCCGCAACTCGACGACGATGAACCCCGGAACGGTGGATGTCGCGGTGTTCCCGCCGATTTCGGTCGCCGACTGGACCGTCGAGACGTTGTCGGAACGGATCGCCGAGGTGCGCCAACTCTATATCGATACGCTGGCCGACTGGCCGGTCGAAGAATTGCCCGACCACGACGTGTACCGCAAGAAGCCCGCCAAGGCCGCCCCTGCGAAGAAGGCTCCCGCGAAGAAGGCCGCACCCGCCAAGAAGTCTCCCGCCAAGAAGGCTCCCGCGAAGAAGGCTTCACCCGCCAAGAAGGCCGCACCCGCCAAGAAGGCCGTGCCCGCCAAAAAGGTGGCCGCGAAGAAGGTCGCGCCAACCAAAGCGACCAAGGCACAACCGAATACGCCGCGGCCCAAGGGGCGATCGTGA